A single window of Desulfurella sp. DNA harbors:
- the ruvC gene encoding crossover junction endodeoxyribonuclease RuvC — protein sequence MQEEFYHPTENLMIILGIDPGSKTTAFGIVDCLNKTFEYDFISLQKIQNFDDKLYAVFLKTQEVIKNHNINEAAVEDVFYSVNIKSSLKLSEIKGAILAAIKLSNINVAHYSTREIKQAISGYGAASKTQLKFIIEKTFNKKLDNLPLDVSDAISIALAHCSYKHTTSRIN from the coding sequence GTGCAAGAAGAGTTTTACCATCCAACAGAAAATTTGATGATAATACTGGGAATAGATCCGGGTAGTAAAACCACAGCTTTTGGTATAGTGGACTGCTTAAATAAGACATTCGAATACGATTTTATTAGTTTACAAAAGATACAGAATTTTGATGATAAGTTATATGCAGTTTTTTTAAAAACTCAAGAAGTAATTAAAAATCATAATATTAACGAAGCTGCGGTTGAGGATGTATTTTATTCTGTAAACATCAAATCGTCTTTGAAACTTAGTGAAATAAAAGGTGCAATACTTGCTGCTATAAAGCTTTCTAATATTAACGTTGCTCATTATTCAACAAGAGAGATAAAACAGGCGATATCTGGTTATGGAGCTGCTTCAAAAACCCAGCTAAAATTTATCATTGAAAAAACATTTAACAAAAAATTAGACAACTTACCCCTTGATGTGTCTGATGCCATTTCTATTGCATTAGCGCATTGCAGCTACAAGCATACCACAAGCCGCATTAATTGA
- the rlmN gene encoding 23S rRNA (adenine(2503)-C(2))-methyltransferase RlmN encodes MDNFFDFTLDELQEYMLNLGLEKYRAKQLFSFIYAKGFDDFLNISVLKKIDRKLLSERFLIPKLDCITTKDSDGTTKILFKLFDNQAVESVLIPMKEGKNTICVSTQVGCKMNCKFCATAKLGFIRNLQAWEIVYQVWYIYNYIKKTTHKTPNIVFMGMGEPLDNYHNTIKAIKILNNEFGLSISKRRITLSTCGVVPKIEMLKKDLAYINLAISLNAADNFKRSYLMPINNTYPLEELINSVKDFPMPERKRLTFEYVMIKDFNDKQEDIKNLIKLLKPIRCKINLIPLNKHIFTDKLLPSDDKTIEEFAQHLRDKNMFVTVRKSKGESINAACGMLVAAMR; translated from the coding sequence ATGGACAACTTTTTTGACTTTACTTTAGATGAACTTCAAGAGTATATGTTAAATTTGGGATTAGAAAAGTACAGAGCAAAACAGCTATTTAGCTTTATATATGCTAAAGGTTTTGATGACTTTTTAAATATCAGTGTTTTAAAAAAAATAGACAGAAAACTTTTAAGTGAGAGATTTTTAATCCCAAAACTTGATTGTATTACAACAAAGGATTCTGATGGTACAACAAAAATTTTATTTAAGTTATTTGATAACCAAGCCGTAGAATCCGTTTTGATTCCAATGAAAGAAGGTAAAAACACTATATGCGTTTCTACTCAAGTGGGATGTAAAATGAACTGTAAATTTTGTGCTACAGCAAAGCTAGGATTTATTAGAAATTTACAAGCATGGGAAATTGTTTATCAAGTATGGTATATTTATAATTATATTAAAAAGACAACACATAAAACGCCAAATATAGTATTTATGGGTATGGGAGAGCCACTTGATAATTACCACAATACAATAAAAGCTATTAAGATACTTAATAATGAATTTGGTTTGAGCATATCAAAACGTCGCATAACACTATCAACCTGTGGCGTTGTTCCAAAAATTGAAATGCTAAAAAAAGATTTAGCTTACATTAATCTTGCAATATCATTGAATGCAGCCGATAATTTTAAACGGAGTTATTTGATGCCCATTAACAATACTTATCCACTGGAAGAATTAATAAATTCTGTAAAAGATTTTCCTATGCCGGAGCGTAAAAGACTGACATTTGAATATGTGATGATTAAAGATTTTAATGATAAACAAGAAGATATAAAGAATTTGATCAAGTTACTAAAGCCAATCAGGTGTAAAATAAATTTGATACCTTTAAACAAACACATTTTTACAGATAAACTATTGCCCAGTGATGATAAAACAATAGAAGAATTTGCTCAGCACCTAAGAGATAAAAATATGTTTGTTACTGTAAGAAAATCTAAAGGCGAATCAATTAATGCGGCTTGTGGTATGCTTGTAGCTGCAATGCGCTAA
- a CDS encoding C40 family peptidase, translating into MFFQTYPGTYPSHVGIYIGDDKFISALNQNTGVVISPLDGYFLKRFVGARRVLPSNRKFDDNTGNRSG; encoded by the coding sequence TTGTTTTTTCAAACATATCCAGGGACTTATCCTTCTCATGTTGGAATATATATTGGGGATGATAAATTTATATCTGCATTAAATCAAAATACTGGCGTAGTAATATCGCCTTTAGATGGTTATTTTCTAAAAAGGTTTGTTGGTGCAAGAAGAGTTTTACCATCCAACAGAAAATTTGATGATAATACTGGGAATAGATCCGGGTAG
- a CDS encoding response regulator has product MKIITIDDSSTMRRIIKNTLSRIGYGSDVLEAEDGKQALDILSQTKVDLIITDWNMPNMDGLTFVKKIRSMKEWDDVPIIMVTTEAAKEDILEALKAGVNNYIVKPFTPEVLKEKIEVVMGLK; this is encoded by the coding sequence ATGAAAATTATTACAATTGATGATTCTTCTACTATGAGAAGAATTATTAAAAATACACTATCTCGTATAGGATACGGTAGTGATGTATTGGAAGCAGAAGATGGCAAGCAAGCACTTGATATTCTATCTCAAACAAAAGTTGATCTTATTATAACAGATTGGAATATGCCAAACATGGATGGGTTAACCTTTGTCAAAAAAATACGCAGTATGAAAGAGTGGGATGATGTGCCTATTATTATGGTCACAACGGAAGCAGCAAAAGAAGATATACTAGAAGCACTAAAGGCAGGCGTCAATAATTACATTGTAAAACCTTTTACGCCAGAAGTATTAAAAGAAAAAATAGAAGTTGTTATGGGTTTAAAGTAA